The DNA region TAGCTTTCTGTCTTTTCCGTTTGTAACGACTTTATAGCCTTCATTTAAAATGTCTATATTCATTTACTTTAATTTTgattcaacataaaaaagtttttcaaaatcgagatatatgttgaataatgaatatgcATGTGAGTTCGTTTGTGGCCCTCGTGAGTCAGAAAAGTACTATCAAATGTTAAAAGATAGTtgattatcttcataaattataaattatggatATTCAGTCTCCACATACTTCTATTttcacatttatttttaattacacttttttttaaaaaattttatttgattgaaTAGGCTACCTCGAGATTTCTtacaaaaaataagaaaagataattaatcttttctacttcctctgttccaatATAGTCGGAACATTATAAAAACAAGCACTATTTACTTATCtcctttaatttgtaattaattcgtaatctataagttaaaatataattaagtgggattttgtttgattcgtttcaatgcaaaaattattaatatcaaatttttataattttatattatacataattacagatattaaggattgaattagtgtattaaaCTGCGTAAAAAAACAAATGCTGCAAGTATTTTAGAATGGAGAAAGTATTAATATTGAGAATTGAACCTTCTCACAAAATTGAAAGATGACTACTGTCAtggtattgtttttaattaaataattagcatcatatccctaaaataccctttgacctttcgggatttgactttgacttttagtCAATAGACTTTTTGGCTGGACCTCTTTTCTTCTTTGGCAGGCCCATGGGTTTTTACCTCCAGAATACTTAAATCCTTTGCCATCCCTCTCCTGTGGCTATCCTCCTTTTAAGGAGAATAACCAcccaccaccttccactcttcatacatgcttggctctccttgCTTCAGATGAATAACTGTCCATTCTTCCCctgaccagtccacctcccattactcccactactcccatgttagtccacttcttctcagaaataactccccttcttcaccattataaatagaggctaccatcaaggagggaggatcatctgaaatagctttcctagtatccttgcttacattacttccttagccttcctAAACTctagcactagcactagcaatcccaatcccgaccttccttcttgcattcattctacaatctgtcattcattaatttccgatctacgttctaacttgagcgtcggaggggttttccgggagatcaccccccgaacaaggctaacgtgttgtattgcaggaattcaagtcgctttctCTTATAAACCGTTTCACTTGATCACTCTTCCAtcaatctccaggtattttaagtgtcttttgcacttcctcgtttcattaccgaaacagtttggcgccgtgaaacaaaagtcatggctcctaaaAAGAATCCTACACAAACTGCAAcagtgcatagcacagatacagacacttccgcaggtcacgctaacaatcaagccgtgacccgtcgtgatctggacatgctagcacgaaatcTCACGGCCGCGTTCTCTGAACAACTTCGTGCCGTCATAAACAATACCCCTACTCAGCAACGAGTACTGGAAGATATGGCTGCACAGATAAAAAACCTGGAGGAACGAATCGAGCCCCATCCTGAGATACCAAAATCCCATGAATCTCAAAAagggaactcgaggacttcccactcCAGCAGACGCAACAAGAACAGGCGGGAAAGGTCCAAGACTTATCCACACCCTGGCACCACAGATACACGAGATGGCGACTCCAAAACCGCCACTCCAGATGCTCGAACTTTCCTAGAGAGCAAAAAACGAAAAACGTCCGATAGCGTCCAGTCCCTGCTAGataaaagaagggaggaaagAAAGAAGGCGGAACTCGCTGGATCTAGCCGCCCCCTCATTTCCGCCaccatgccgcggaatgaggccaCCAAGAGTGTCCTCCCCGAAGAACCCATATCATTAGTCTCCCCCCTGGCCATGGAGATACTAAATACTCCCAATCCCGGGAAAATAAAGGTACCAAACATGGCTGCTTTCGATGGCACGTCATGCCCACAGGAGCACATGACGGCGTATAAGAATCTTATGCTGTTATACACCACCAACTCATCGTTATGGTGTAAGTTctttccaactactcttacaggagtagctttgacatggtacacctcccttcccggAGGAAGCATCCACAAGTTTGCCCAACTAGAGGACAAGTTCTTGGGCCATTTTGTAGCCTCAaaaaggcaggagaaatcaaacttccacctgcTTAGTGTCACTCAGTTGGAAGGAGAATCCATATCCTCTTATCTCAAGAAATTCCATGAGGCAGTGCTGGAAGTAACTGATTTGGAGGAGTCAGTTGCGCtaaacgccctaatcaacggaatgaaggctcaacggctgaagttccagttggttgaaAGTCAAGTAAAAACGTATGCAGAGGCCatgaaacaatgccaaagctacGTCACGGCCTCGGAGATATGTCAGGCCCATGACCCGAAACGGCGTAAATCCGAAAAGAAGGAAGCCGGATCCTCTCTTCAATCCTCACGACGTAGAGAGGAACATTCTCCGAGGGGGAAGaattacatgccgcgtcgtcctGGCCCACCATCTgatatgggacctccacgagcCAGACAGGTATATGTAGCAGGAGGGGAGACTAGGACGCGGAATCTGGGGGATGGAGGCAACGACCCAATGTTCAATCGAAACAGGAGGGACATTTTCTTCGCTGTTCGAGATCAATTGCCGGCTCCACCTCCTGTtaccaccccctctgataggcgcaactataatctgtggtgtgactACCACAAAGAACACGGCCATACTCTGGCACAATGCCGCGAACTAAAGCGCATCTTGCATCAGTTGGCTGACGAGGGAAAACTGTCCAGGTTCATCAACAGGAGAGATTATGATGCtggaagagaaggagaaaggagGCCATGGCAACAAAAACGCCGATCCCCCAAGAGGAACGAAGCCAGACGCGAAAGTTCCGACACccaaggaactatcaacatgatttttgggggaTACACTGAGGAATATCCCACTATCCGCGCGGCAAAAAACAACGTCCACACTTTGCTGAAAGGACCTCCCATGGCCGCATCTAAAGGACCGGTCATGAAGTTCGATGCCACGACTTCCCAGCCGCTGCAACAACCCCATACCGACCCGCTGGTAGTCACTCTTAAAatcgggcaaatgaaagtcagacgggtgctggtagatacgggaagcacggctgatcttaTTACAATGGAATGCTTGAGAAAGATGAAGTTCGAGGAGAAGCACTTGCAACCCCTAGACAAACCactgattgggtttggagggagtcaggtcattccgttgggaacgatcattctccccgtacgGGTAGGGGAGAAAAATGAAAGCCGTACCATGCCCATACGGTTCACAGTGGTAGATCTCAACTTTCCCTACAATGCCATCATGGGGCTCCCACTCATTAACAAGATCAAGGCAGCCATCTTTCCCCATCAACTCCTGCTGCAATTCGAAACAGATAACGGGCAAGTTGGCATTCTGAAAGGAGACCAGGTGACGGCTCGCCAATGCCTCGTTAACACCCTGAAGCGCAGGTCTTCCGAGACACCTGCAAAAAGAAAGAGGGAAGACAAGGTCCCCGCTGTCATGAGCGTATATAGGGAAAATCCCAACACGCATGAAAGGCCCCGCCCcatagaacgatacgaggaagTAAATATGTTCAAGGGGAAACAAATCAAgatagggaaagatcttcctgACACGGTCAAGCAGGACATAGTGGCCACCATTGCTGAAttccgcgacgtctttgctttttgcacggaagaaatgcctggcatccctaccagtgtcgcgtgtcataaacttgacatcAAACCAGGCCATAAACCCGTGAAACAAAAGCTAcgacatcaaggaagagagCGGACTGAGGCCGCAAAGGAGGAAGTTGAGAAGTTATTGAGAGCCGGATTTATCAAAGAATGCCAATACTCAGAGTGGCTATCCAACGTTGTTCTGGTAAAAAAACCAAATGGTAAATGGAGGATGTGTGTCGACTTCACGGACCTGAATAAGGCATGCCCCAAAGACGATTATCCACTTCCAAAGATAGATCGTCTGGTCGACTCTACGGCAGGCCATGCATTattaagcttcatggatgccaaCGCCGGCTATCATCAGATCCCATTGGCCACCGAAGATCAACCtcacacggccttcattactAGCACAGGGGTCTATTGCTACAAGGTCATGCCCTTCGGGTTAAAAAACGCGGGAGCAACTTATCAGAGGatggtcaacaaggtcttccaatctcagattggacggaatttagaagtatatgtggatgatatgatcACAAAGAGCAAACAAGCAAGTCAGCACGCCGCGGACTTACGAGAAACCTTCCTTACCCTTCAAAAACACCAAATGAAGCTTAATCCCGACAAGTGCGTGTTTGGAGTTACCGGAGGTAAGTGCCTCGGCTTTCTGGTAGACGAGCGGGGCATTGAAGCAAATCCCGATAAGATCCAGGCCTTACAAAACATGAGATCCCCCACCTCagtaaaagaagtacaaaaaCTCACGGGGTGCATAGCCGCTCTCGGAAGATTCCTTTCCAAGTCTGCGGATAAATGTTCCCCCTTCTTTAAGacaataaaacaacagaagttcgagtggacagcagaagcagaagagtCCTTTCGCCAACTCAAAGAACACCTGTCCACATTACCGAAACTAGTTTCTCCCATCAAAGGGGAGAAACTAGTCCTATATGTTTCTGTCTCCGAGTATTCGTTATCCGGAGTACTGGTtgcggaaagggaaaagaaacagTTTCCCGTATACTACGTGAGTCATGCATTCCGCGGCTCTGAGGGAAACTACGGCGAAGTCGAAAAAGTCATATTCGCAATCGTTATGGCAAGCAGAAAATTGAAGCCCTACTTTCAATCCCATCAGATCATCAtccggactgatcaacctttgaaaaagatactggaaggaaaaaacaagtcaagccgcgtcacagattgggcaaaccagctagcGGATTTCGGTATCGAATACGAGCCTCGAACGGCAATCAAAGCTCAAGCTCTGGCTGATTTCATTGCTGAAAGTACCTTCCCCTGTCATCCTGAACCCAATCAGAAgtggaagttgtatgtagatgggtcctcAACACAATCAGCTAGTGGAGCTGGACTCCTCATCATGTCTTCCGcgggggtccgtatggaaagagcAGTCAGGTTCGAGTTCGCAGCATCTAACAACGAGGCAGAATATGAAGCATTATTGATGGGATTGAGAATTTGCTACGAAGCGGGAGCGAAAAACTTGTCCGCTTTCTCTGACTCCCAATTGATCGTGGGACAAGTCAACGGAGAATTCGAAGCAAAGGATGATAGCATGAAGATGTATTTGCAGCAGGTGAAagaatttgttcaaaaattcgacAAGTTCACATTGGAGCACATTCCAAGATCCCAGAACGCACAAGCTGATTCCCTAGCAAAACTGGCCAGCTCAGcagaaacatccgcggctcgagacattatctgggaagtacttcctaatcccagcatcaacttcatggtcAACACCATCGACAGATCAGATACATGGATGGAATCGTACATCGAATATTTGCGAAATCAGACGCTTCCCCAAGATAAAAGCCAGGCCAATATGCTCCAGAAGAAAGCAagatggttcgaactccacgaaggaacgctctacaagaagtcgtatacacaccccctcctgaaatgtgtatcccctgaagaaggaaactatatccttCGCGAAATACATGAAGGAGGATGCGGTATACATCAGGGAGTGCGAACTGTCATCGGGAAAGTCCTGAGaagtggatattattggccctcactcCGAGAAGACGCGGAATACTTGATCAAGAGATGTCCTGAATGCCAATACCAttcaaagataggaaggaagccgTCTAATTACTTGACTGCCATACAAGCCGTCTTGCCTTTCGACAAGTGGGGCATGGACCTCCTTGGTCCCTTCCCTCCGGCAAAagggcaacgcaaattcatcattgtggccattgattatttcacaaaatatgTAGAAGCGGAAGCCCTTAGTTCAATCACggacaaacaagtctgtcagtttatatggAGAAATATCATCACAAGGTACGGCATCCCCCGGGTGATCATAACAGATAATGGAAGGCAGTTCGTCAGCAAGAACACTATCGAGTACTGCGACAAATTTAACATCCAAATCAGATTCAGTTCAGTATCCAGGCCGCAAACTAACGGTCAAGTGGAGTCCGCAAACAAAGAGATCCTGAATGGCATTAAGAAGAAGATAGAGGGAGTCAAAggtaattgggatgaagaactaccaggcatcttatgggcaagccgaacaaccatcaaagacgcaacggggcatacacctttctctttagtatatggatctgaagccgtgctcccagttgaaataggcataccctctacaagggtcacctactactcacacgacgaaaatgaggaaggaaaaagagcaaacttagaTCTGCTGCCGGAAACAAGAGGAAACGCGATGCTGAGATCAATAGCACAAAAACAGAAGATGATCCGTAGCTTCAATCGCCACGTAAAAACCAGACGCATTCAAATGGGTGATTTGGTCCTTCGAAAAATAGAAGCTACGGGAAAGATCGTGGAAAAAGGAAAGTTAGGAGCCAAATGGGACGGCCCTTTCAAAGTCACCCGCATCATCAAACCGGGAACtttcgaactagaagacatgaaagggaaaaaactaccccgtccatggaatggagaccaccTAAAGAAATtctacatttaataaaatttgcaaggggcaatcagtTACTAGTATCAGTGTTAGCAGCATCAATCCGCGACTACACTCATCCCGCAACGTAGTTGCGTTGTCATTCGAATTCACTTTTGTATTCTTATCAATCCTTTATAACAGAAGTTTCAATTTCAGATTATCTGGCACCTATGTTCGcaactatttggtaaaaatctattgcaaatcttattaaatcagtaatatccaaaagtcggaccccttgagagaGGTCCCATTATCAAGTTATTCTAAGTCACTAACGAACCTATGActtcgacaagtcggaccctcagtTTGGGGTCCCCCTAGTTCAAAACATTCTAAGTTTttacaatgatgtttcccaaccgggacatcgataagtcggacccccagtttggggtcccctaGTTCAAAACATTCTAAGTTTttacaatgatgtttcccaaccgggacatcgataagtcggacccccagtttggggtcccctaattcaaaatattttaagtttttacaatgatgtttctcaaccgggacatcgataagtcggacccccagtttggggtcccctaattcaaaatattcaaagtttttacaatgatgtttcccaaccgggacatcgataagtcggacccccagtttggggtcccctaGTTCAAAACATTCTAAGTCTTTACAATGATGTTTCCTAACCggaacatcgataagtcggacccccagtttggggtccccctagttcaaaatattccgaaagatgtttcccaaccgggacgtcgataagtcggacccccagtttggggtccctgagttcaaaaGAAAATCCAAGTCTCCCAAAAAGATTACCCGcgaccgggacatcgacaagtcggacccccctacTGGGGTCTGAAGgctgaaaatattctaagtcCAAATTTCCTTGATGTCGCCTATACGTGACATCGAAAAATCACGTCCTTTAAGTAGTATTCCGCGGCCTCAGAAGAAAGAAGCCACGGCTCAACAAATAGAAGCATGGATATCACGAAAAATCAGGAATATATACATCGAATATTCAAAATATAGTTGAATGTTTACAAAAAACAAGGTTACTAAAATACAAGATTATACATCGTCAAAAAAGGCCTCGACATCTTCACCCGGCGGCGGAGGAGATTCGATCCTTCCCTCTTCAAAACTCGGGGTGAAGCTGACATAATCTTCAACATTGAACGGCTCCACCCCGATCTCAGACAACTCCCGGGACAAGCTCTGGAGGTTCCGGCCTTCGTCAATAATGAGATTCGATAGATCAAGGCATAGAACCTCCAGGTTGGAGAGCGTCAAGTTCTCTGGGACATCTGACGCCGGAGGAGAAGAGAGAGCCAGCTGCTCCAAGTCGAGACTTAAAGCCTCCCTCTCAGCCTCGGCATTTATCTTTTCAGACCAGGCCCTCTTTTCGGCCGCGTCCCAGACCGTGTCgaccagtaccgccgactccccGTCCAAGACAGGAGCAAGGTTGGACAAAGCTTCACTCCCCTTTTGTTCAGCAGTTTGCTGAAGGGAAGTAAAATCCATGCCCAACTCTGCGGCAGCCAGACGATACTTCTCGTCACTAATCATGGTTCCGGCCTTCACCATCTCGGCCGTCAGATCTCCGAGAAACTTCGAcgcttccggctcatccgagAGAAGCCAATCTCGAGCTATCCGGGCCTTCCTGGTTAGGCACAATTTGTATACTTTAGCCGCGGATAGAATCATTTTGAAGTGGGAAGAATCGGCCGACACTTGCTGCATTAgttgctggttctgatgaacgagcTTGGCATGAGTATCCATCAGCAAGCCGACCTCATGGCTGATGCTCGCGGACCTGGTGGAAGCAGCATCCAAGTTCTCAACGATCTGATCCAGCTGCTTCCTCGCCCTTTCCCGCCATTGTTCGGTTCTGACCAAGCGTTCTTTCAGCTCAGAGCACTTGGCCAGTTTTTCTTTGAGGCTCGGCAGGTCCTCCCGCAGTTTTGTTAATTCTTCGTTCAGCTCTTCGCAGCGGGAGGTAAGGGCGGCCATGGTTTCCTGGTCCGCGGCACTTTGACGGTTGGCGTCGAGCTCAAAGGCCAACCGTATGAACGCCTGCAAAGGAACGATTATTAAAGAAATCCGGAagcaaaaaataatcatattacTGAGTTTAAAAGTTATTACCTCCGCCGCCGAAGCTTGTGCTTGACGCACCCTATCACGGGGGGGCATAGATTCTAAAAGGTCGACGTCCACTTTGCTGATTAAgttggacgtcgccctgttAAAGCGGACTACTAAGCCCTCATGCCCCAGCTCCGGAAAGGGTGTGTCGCGTCGAAAAGGGGAAACCTCCCGACGACGGTAAACCTCGGCATACTGAGAGGAGGGAGCCGCGGAAGATTCCCCCATTTTCTCCTTCCCTTTATCTGAAGATGGCCGTGGAGAGTCTTGAAGGGGCGAGGTCTCCTCTTCAACTGGCCTTATTTGGAGGGGCCGGGCGGTAGGGACCGCGCCCACGGAGGGCCTCTTTGCCGACTTCTCCTTGTGGGAAGAAGAATcccgcttcctcttcttcttcccactctttttTGTCGCACCCCTCGTCTGAGGAGGAACCACCCTCTCAGATTCATCGGGGATATGAACCTGCTTTCTTTCTTCAAGAAGTCGGAGAGCCTCTTGCTCCGAAGGCACGTCCTCCAGACCCTTCTCCACGGTTgccgagtcctacaaaagaagaagttaggaagaatcaacaaaaaTCTTTTTTCAACAGAACTTTGTATAGAGATATACCTTTggaggaaggggaagaggctTATCCTCGGCCCGCTGGATGGCCCCTGAAGCAAGTCTCAGAACActgaatttcttcattagtTCAGGACTCTTGGCTCGAAGATTTTGCTTGGCTATCCCTGTAGAAGCATGAGTTAGCAACAGTCAAACGTACTATAGAAAAGGAAAGGAAGAAACTCGGtaactcttactccgatcgatagccaagctaaTGCCGAAggctgagaggaggttctcattctccagcTCAGGACGACCAggtatccaattaagttggacgttcattggtttccttcccaattgaacgtccatctttgcatatTCTATGATCACCGCATCGTTAAAGGAACattgcgggatcccattattaaaacccgagAGATTGGGCTTTATATCAAAAGAGGTCTTGATATTCCATCCCTCTGAGTTGTATAAGTATGCGAATTTtgtcctataccccttctggttatcggggaggtcttggactatcttcagtcctcgACGGTGGGTGAAAGtaatccagccacagccgtatgattgggaattacataggcgggctctgaatatatatctaaaagctgtgagtgttggtggcacggccaaaactttacacaagatcaaaaaggccaccatacaaccccaggcgttcgggtataactcgggcactgaGACGTccaaaaactctaacacctctctaaaaaacgggtgaagaggaaatctaagccctaattcaaaagaaggGAAGTATACGGCTATACAATGTGGagggggaaacctaacggtgtcataattccccggggtaataatatttatgttatcttttaaaccccatttttgagagatggcctcCCGACGGTTGTCTAGATCTCTCTTAGTCTGTACGTCAATAAAGTAATTTAGAGGCCCGCCGTCtggaatgtagaatggaggaggagCTGGCGCCGCACTCTCTCTTCCtgaagactcggctgatccttcaaggttttccatatctacatacaataacccttctaggtcaggatttattcgcggcaagtaatttggaaagaaagcaatgctcacttcccaaggagcagttttcataatctccggagggtatataggAGATACGGACGACTCATCCCcagcttttattggttcataatggggggtAATTCTCACTGAACTACTTTCATCCGAGTCATCCATTGGTAAaccctttttattaagacgcctacgtactatcaaaggagtttccggcaagttagtagggttGGTGTCTGAGTTAGTAGTCGCGACATCcatgataataataaagtaaaagccgaaacttgtaaagaatggAGACTAgattcataaacaaattcaaagttctagGCTAGCATTCATGAACAGATTGAAGATATTCAAGAAATTcgagaacagtttgaagaataacttgaagaaattcgaaaaatctgggaaaagtttgaataccttaGAGAAATGTGAAGATTCGTCAgaaatttgatgaagatctgtcagaaatcttgaagatcttcgaaggatttgtcagaagtttgaaggagggATGAGGATTGTCCgagcgtctctctctactttctctcttGCAATTTGAAGGTTTGAAAAgagttaatgaagattaggtAAGATGGAACTATTCCAACTACCCTATTTAtaacagcaataaatgcttcactTTGGGTTTGAACAGTTGAAAGAAAAGTTGAAATTCCAAATGAAAGctgggaagtcgataagtcggactcccaatgAGGGGAAGCCAACAGATTTCTTCTTAAGTGTTTAATAATGTCCGTGAGGTCTATTAGTCGGACCCTAGTTGAAGGGGT from Amaranthus tricolor cultivar Red isolate AtriRed21 chromosome 3, ASM2621246v1, whole genome shotgun sequence includes:
- the LOC130807753 gene encoding uncharacterized protein LOC130807753 isoform X2 → MDVATTNSDTNPTNLPETPLIVRRRLNKKGLPMDDSDESSSVRITPHYEPIKAGDESSVSPIYPPEIMKTAPWEVSIAFFPNYLPRINPDLEGLLYVDMENLEGSAESSGRESAAPAPPPFYIPDGGPLNYFIDVQTKRDLDNRREAISQKWGLKDNINIITPGNYDTVRFPPPHCIAVYFPSFELGLRFPLHPFFREVLEFLDVSVPELYPNAWGCMVAFLILCKVLAVPPTLTAFRYIFRARLCNSQSYGCGWITFTHRRGLKIVQDLPDNQKGYRTKFAYLYNSEGWNIKTSFDIKPNLSGFNNGIPQCSFNDAVIIEYAKMDVQLGRKPMNVQLNWIPGRPELENENLLSAFGISLAIDRRIAKQNLRAKSPELMKKFSVLRLASGAIQRAEDKPLPLPPKDSATVEKGLEDVPSEQEALRLLEERKQVHIPDESERVVPPQTRGATKKSGKKKRKRDSSSHKEKSAKRPSVGAVPTARPLQIRPVEEETSPLQDSPRPSSDKGKEKMGESSAAPSSQYAEVYRRREVSPFRRDTPFPELGHEGLVVRFNRATSNLISKVDVDLLESMPPRDRVRQAQASAAEAFIRLAFELDANRQSAADQETMAALTSRCEELNEELTKLREDLPSLKEKLAKCSELKERLVRTEQWRERARKQLDQIVENLDAASTRSASISHEVGLLMDTHAKLVHQNQQLMQQVSADSSHFKMILSAAKVYKLCLTRKARIARDWLLSDEPEASKFLGDLTAEMVKAGTMISDEKYRLAAAELGMDFTSLQQTAEQKGSEALSNLAPVLDGESAVLVDTVWDAAEKRAWSEKINAEAEREALSLDLEQLALSSPPASDVPENLTLSNLEVLCLDLSNLIIDEGRNLQSLSRELSEIGVEPFNVEDYVSFTPSFEEGRIESPPPPGEDVEAFFDDV
- the LOC130807753 gene encoding uncharacterized protein LOC130807753 isoform X1 — encoded protein: MDVATTNSDTNPTNLPETPLIVRRRLNKKGLPMDDSDESSSVRITPHYEPIKAGDESSVSPIYPPEIMKTAPWEVSIAFFPNYLPRINPDLEGLLYVDMENLEGSAESSGRESAAPAPPPFYIPDGGPLNYFIDVQTKRDLDNRREAISQKWGLKDNINIITPGNYDTVRFPPPHCIAVYFPSFELGLRFPLHPFFREVLEFLDVSVPELYPNAWGCMVAFLILCKVLAVPPTLTAFRYIFRARLCNSQSYGCGWITFTHRRGLKIVQDLPDNQKGYRTKFAYLYNSEGWNIKTSFDIKPNLSGFNNGIPQCSFNDAVIIEYAKMDVQLGRKPMNVQLNWIPGRPELENENLLSAFGISLAIDRRIAKQNLRAKSPELMKKFSVLRLASGAIQRAEDKPLPLPPKDSATVEKGLEDVPSEQEALRLLEERKQVHIPDESERVVPPQTRGATKKSGKKKRKRDSSSHKEKSAKRPSVGAVPTARPLQIRPVEEETSPLQDSPRPSSDKGKEKMGESSAAPSSQYAEVYRRREVSPFRRDTPFPELGHEGLVVRFNRATSNLISKVDVDLLESMPPRDRVRQAQASAAEVITFKLSNMIIFCFRISLIIVPLQAFIRLAFELDANRQSAADQETMAALTSRCEELNEELTKLREDLPSLKEKLAKCSELKERLVRTEQWRERARKQLDQIVENLDAASTRSASISHEVGLLMDTHAKLVHQNQQLMQQVSADSSHFKMILSAAKVYKLCLTRKARIARDWLLSDEPEASKFLGDLTAEMVKAGTMISDEKYRLAAAELGMDFTSLQQTAEQKGSEALSNLAPVLDGESAVLVDTVWDAAEKRAWSEKINAEAEREALSLDLEQLALSSPPASDVPENLTLSNLEVLCLDLSNLIIDEGRNLQSLSRELSEIGVEPFNVEDYVSFTPSFEEGRIESPPPPGEDVEAFFDDV